A region of the Larimichthys crocea isolate SSNF chromosome XVIII, L_crocea_2.0, whole genome shotgun sequence genome:
TCTTCTCTATAATGTAAGCATAGTATATATTACTCATACAAACCTTTTGCTAAAAGAACCTGCGATGGAGCAGCAGAGCACGCTGCCTCCGAGGATACAGAGGATAGAACCTGCCCAGCCGATGAAGAGAGCAGCTCCCAGTTCATACCTACAGACAAAGACCAGTATGTAATGGTCGTGTTTCTTAACAGACTGTCAAAACACTCTCAGCAGTTGCACTGTACTTACTTTTGTGCCACAAACATTGGATCAAAAAACTCAGATGTTATCCGGTGTGCATAGAGGGAGCATGCTGAGAGTGAGCAGAGgcctgagaaaaacaacaaaaagagagtCCAATTAGATCAGACAGACAATTACAAATGTATTACAGAGATACATCCACTATACTTACCACTAAGAATGAAATTTACACCAGCAAAGCAGGCAATCctggctttgtttttgtctgttccTCCGATTTTGGTGCATTTCATTCCAAGAAGGGCAAATATAGAACCAAAAAAACCCAGACAGATGGCTGCGATCATCAGTCCCCTGCATGCTTGGATGTACCCTgcaaacattaattaaacagaGGTCAGCTTATATGCTATTAAAAAGACTCTTATATCCCGTGGGTCCATTCTGTGGTTTCGCATTCCGCGTACGCTGCACACCCCCAAGGTCAATGAGTTATTGACCTTGCGGCCAATTTACACATAAAGCAAGAAATACAATTTGTCACGAGCAAACCTAATTGTTTTTCAGGCACTTTCTGGTAGTGCTGTGACCGTCTTGGTATGAAACTTCCCATTCAGACGTGATTTTGAGGCAAATATTACCTTGGAAGTTAACCACCGAAACTAGTCAGCCATGGGACAAACCGCCCGAGGATACCAGTAAATCTCCTTTATAGCTTTCAACCCTGAGAACAAAGGCTAAACATTGACGTATTTGAAGGTAAATGAGTTGTTCCTTGAAGATTTCTATTAGGCCCCAGGATATCTATTATATTGTAGTCCGTGAGCGTCAACTTGAATTTAGCATCTAGCAACATTTAGAAAGAGAAGGAGCATTTATTACGCATTTAAGATGAATCGGCACTAGTCTAAACATAGAAATGTGGGCtaaaaattatatataacaACACTTTCGGGTATTAACATGTACCCTTtaactgaaagtaaaaaaaaaaaagtaatacattTGATATAATCAAGCAAAACCACTaaagaggcagagaaacagGTGCGGGCAATGCAATGAAACCCAATAATCCAGTAAGAAGGGAAAAGAGCTGACCATCCAGTGCCAGCATCGAGGGAAAGTCTTTGCAGTTGGAAACACCAGTTGAATCAGTGACACAGGCCTTCCACAGGTTGGACCAGTAGGTAGCTGTGGTGATGACTGTTCCATCAAGTGAAGACACCTTCCAGTAGTCCGTCGGCAGGGTGGAAGACACCAGCACCCACCCAGAAGTGGATAAAATAAAGGCCAAGATCTCCTGAAACATGCCGCTCATACTGCAGACAGGACTCCTCTGAACTGTCCCGTGACGACCAATTAAGCCGGGTGAGATCTCAAATTGATTAATGGTTCCCTGGCTAGTAAGGCTTGTTAAAAATGTAGCCAGGCTCTGCACGAGTAAGTTCAATGGATAGGCTGTGATTGATAGTTAATGTGTTATGGACTGTTATATTCTGTA
Encoded here:
- the LOC104922690 gene encoding claudin-10: MSGMFQEILAFILSTSGWVLVSSTLPTDYWKVSSLDGTVITTATYWSNLWKACVTDSTGVSNCKDFPSMLALDGYIQACRGLMIAAICLGFFGSIFALLGMKCTKIGGTDKNKARIACFAGVNFILSGLCSLSACSLYAHRITSEFFDPMFVAQKYELGAALFIGWAGSILCILGGSVLCCSIAGSFSKSHSQANYIYKGAASHSHISSYPRGQAKSVNQRPPPDYSNSSRMQHFDKNAYV